In Bacillus toyonensis BCT-7112, a single window of DNA contains:
- the pth gene encoding aminoacyl-tRNA hydrolase has translation MKLIVGLGNPGREYELTRHNIGFMAIDELAKRWNISLNEQKFKGVFGAGFVNGEKVILLKPLTYMNLSGESIRPLMDYYKIDVDDFVVMYDDLDIPVGKLRLRMKGSAGGHNGVKSTISHLGTQEFQRIRMGIDRPKNGMKVVDYVLGRFTSEEIPDVNHSIEKAADACEEWLNKPFLQIMNTFNS, from the coding sequence ATGAAATTGATAGTAGGACTTGGGAACCCAGGTAGAGAATATGAATTAACAAGGCATAATATTGGATTTATGGCAATTGATGAACTTGCAAAGCGTTGGAACATTTCTTTGAATGAACAGAAGTTTAAAGGCGTATTTGGTGCAGGATTTGTTAATGGAGAAAAAGTAATCTTATTAAAGCCACTTACATATATGAATTTATCTGGGGAAAGTATTCGTCCACTTATGGATTACTATAAAATTGATGTTGATGATTTCGTTGTTATGTATGATGATTTAGATATCCCGGTAGGTAAATTACGCCTTCGTATGAAAGGGAGTGCCGGTGGACATAATGGCGTGAAATCAACAATTTCGCATTTAGGAACGCAAGAGTTTCAACGTATCCGTATGGGAATTGATCGCCCGAAAAATGGGATGAAGGTAGTAGATTACGTATTAGGACGTTTTACATCCGAAGAGATTCCTGATGTCAATCATTCCATTGAAAAAGCAGCGGATGCATGTGAAGAGTGGTTAAAT